CAGACCTGGaccacacgcacgcgcacacattGCAGACCTGGaccacacgcacgcgcacacattGCAGACCTGGaccacacgcacgcgcacacatacCTTGCCTGGTGGACACGTTCCTCTCATTGGCTGCTGTCAGCACGACCTGCGCGTGACTCTGCTCCAGCACGAACAGCTCGTCCTTGCCCATGCGCGCGCTCTTGCCGGACTTCATGGTTCCGGAGGGTCCGGACGGGGCCAGGTAGCGGCCGTTGCAGTCTCTGAAGGCCACCTTCCCGGAGCGGAACTCCAGCGTGTAGCCCGTGCTCTTGTCCGTGGTGGCCACGAGCGCCCCGTCGTTCTGCAGGAAGCGGTTGTCGGAGGTCTGCAGGTGGTAGCGCTGCTCGCGGAACACCAGGGTGATCATGGAGTCCACGCCCCACGGGACGTCCCGGTCGATGGCGATCTCGTCCACCTTGTCGCTCAGGTGAGCGTAGCGTTTGCGCGTGAGGCTGAAGATGTTGACCTGGGGGTGCATGGCGATGTGCACGCTCCACTTTTCTGCCACGGACGCGGTCTGCGCCCAGCAGACGATCCGGTCCTCGGTTCCGCCCAGGTACCGTCCGTGCTGCTCGGACTGCAGCGACCAGCGTCCGTCATCGTGAGCGGTGATGACGAACCGGCACTCCGGGCCCGGGCTCTCGCTGTCGCCGGTGACGTTGCCGTCCTTGTCGGCGGCGATGTACCGACCCAGGTGGGACTTGAGGACAAAGACGTTCCCGCTGGACTCGTCCCCGGTCTGCTCCAGGGTCCAGATCTGCTTCTTCTTCATGCTGCTGGCGGACGCGTTGATTTTGAAGCCAAACGCCTCCGCCGTCAGATATTTGTTCCCACAGTTGATGAGGCCGAACTGGATCTGCAGCATGTCGCTGGTTCCGTTGGCCGCTCCGTTGCTCGTCATGGTCGGTACCGTGCGCTCGTGCCGTGGACCGGATGGAGGATGCAGAGTGGGGGGGGGGCAGTGCCAGGGAGCTCGTGGCTGAAAGGATGCTGAGCCTCGCGTGCTTCTCTTTGTTTGGagaatagagagagagagagagagagagagagagagcgcgcGCTACCGACCCCAGCTCTGTCTGAGCAGCGCGAGCCCGACGCCACAGCTGCAGCCTATATGAGCATCAGTGACGCAGTGCATCAAGACACGCCCCTTTTTTATGGACAATAATTCAAGAAATGTATGAAATTCATATCCATAGATACCCAGAGGTGGCAAATGTTCTAGTCTTCAGTATTCAACTgaataaaattatattattattattattattatattgaagttgctcccttacttgagaaaaagtaaaacaaatgtccctttaaTAATAAGAAAGGATTATTCCAAATagcatatattttatttttataagaacttgtagaatactggtgcatggaaataaattaaatctgttaccctttatgaacacctggagaatttagcattcattatagatacaatttgtaaataaaatgcattttgtttttaaaaaattaaaacattaaccATAAAACCAAGGGACATGTCTAAcagaaaaagctcaaactaaAATTGTGCTTCTTTTTACGTTGTGACATTGTCTTCAAAGctcttaaaagtaacgagctcatttttaaaatttaaggaatagaaagtacagatatttgtttaaaaaagtaaggagtaaaagtaataatagttaccaaaaaactaaatactcaagtaaagtacagatgccagaaaaaactacttacgTACAGGAACGAAGTATTTATACTTTGTTAATTGTCACCTCTGTATACGTCACATAAAAAAACCCACTTTATTCAGCAGTGATCGAAGACGCAGCAtctatttaaaaacaccaaaacatccAAAGATTGAAACTTCAACAACAATTTTTGAAAATCCAGAAGTAACAATTGGGGTGAGATGAGAATCAGAGTTcacaagaaaatacaaatagaaatagaaaaatgaaatgtgggaaaaaacataatattttaactggaaaaagtaactcaGCGTATAAATACAAAACAGAGTGTTAATTCCTGccagtttaaaattaaaaccaaatcatgttaTCAGCATGATCATCTGTGCATAAGTTTTATAAAACATCAAATGAGAACAGTttacacagcccagatttaagatatggacaatattagcatgtctacattttctggcagcCATTCCGACCTTTGGGCATTGACTATTTCTCCTGAAGTTGAAAAGACATGCTTTCTTGGGACATAACGTAACAGGGATGGAAAACCTTGCGATACAACTCGTACCATCCACAATATGTCTTTTGACGTGTTGATATTGCGACATCCCTGTCACATGATAAATTGTCCCACTCTTATTTAatgccattttcttcttgttccgtCAACCAAGCTATAAAATTCCCAAACAGTAGtgagatgtttttgtttattgtagtggttctcaaaatcTTCTGTTTCAATATCcactttgtccaactacaacattttaccaAGAATACAATGAAAGTACTGTCACATACGCCAAGGAGATTTTTTCCTAGTTACTCCCCAATAAGAAagtcagtttaaaacctgctttttgcccccacctctcctcctgttgttctcccacttttcatctaaatacggggTGCCTCCCAtgcccacagttctcccgttcttgtcctcccatgttatactgtatgtgcttgtcttttcatgtttctttggacgggatgtaactggaatgtttgtacagcactttgtgatttttatctgtgaaaagcgctttataaataaatatagttacTTATTAATGATGGGATGAATGAGCGTTAACACActtaaataatcttttttttttttttttgcattattggcCTTGCAGTTTTATTTATGACGGACAGAAGAATAATCTCTTTTTTAGtgtaaaaaatacacagatatTTTATCTAACTTACTGGTTTTCctcaaaataactttaaaatgcaCAACAAAACCCACTGCAAACAATTGCCGACTGTCAGCTTTACCTTGTTGAGCACAAAACGTCTTGCTATCATGAGGTGTGTTtattagatggatggatggatggatggatggatagatagatagatagatggatagatggatagatggatggatagatggatggatggatagatagatagatagatagatagatagatggatagatggatagatagatagatagatagatagatggatagatagatagatggatagatagatagatgtatagatggatgtatagatgtatagatggatagatggatagatagatagatagatagatgtatagatgtatagatggatgtatagatggatagatagatagataaatggcTGGATATGTGGATGCACAATAAAAGAATCAAGCATTTTCATTTCTGTAATGTTTTCTATGTTCATTTCAGAACTCTGCTATCCGAGTGCCGCTGGGTCTGAAAAACATAAAGTAATCTGACCCCCAGTGTAATCTAATCACCAGTAATCTCTTTTTGCTGCAGTCAGGATGAATTTCATCTTCAGAGAGAAGTTCTCCCAACAAATCAGATCTCATTGTAATTTCAGCTCTAGAGTCCTGCTATAATTGAATCACTAACTCCTTTCTGATGCGTTTTTCTTGACTGTGTTGtgcttgtatttatttgtagCAGCTGGACTGAATTATAAGAAAATCTCAGAGGTATATTTCTGTGATGAAGCAGCAACAGGCGGTTCACGGTTGGAATTCTGCACAGTCGAAGAATGGCAGTTCCTCCAGAGCTACAGATTcaatataaaacatttaagaGTGGATCGTAATTTCTCAATAACAGGTACAGATGAGATAAGGTTGTGTGGAATTGTGGTTTCTTCAAAAAGTTGCAATGTGAGAAACAGTAAGTGGACAAGAGAAGAAGTCGTATCAACAATTTTGATAGGCATTCTTtattaaatgtagatttttttcattcatcagTCACAGAAATTGACAACTGGTGGCCTCTTATTTTGTACAGCCCCATATCCAATCATACATTGACTCCGAAAATACATGAAAGGACTctaaatatacagaaaatgactgaaatataTGCAAAACAAAAGTACTCAGATCTCTAAGCTCTGCTAAATATCCTTGAATATTTGGTGTAAATAGCCAGAtgttgtcagttatctggatcagtgattgtgatcatggtaccattatCATTCACACTTAAAAAGCTTGGAAAAAATATCTATGTGAATATcgcattatttgttttttttttaaatgcgcAATCCAGATATGGATGACACTGATGGGGTAATTGAGGAtataatttcataaagatcggtccaCTATGAACCAAGATatggatttttgaaatttccttAACAATGAGAGACTATACCAGAATCCGTATGTTGATCCGGATCCTCTCTAAAATTAAATGGAACCTTCCAATGTCTATCTtaggttaaaattttgtcaaaatccatgagGTACTTTTGATTTAATCCtgctaataaacaaacaaatgaaagcgCTTGGGCAGCACAGACTTTCGAAAAAGCCCAATTTCattctttgttgtttctatcactgaaaaaaattgtcaaaatcgCTGAGTCAGCAATATGGATCAGATCCAGATCCTGTTTGGTCAGAAGTTGCATGTCATAGCCCTACGTCATCCGGCAAAATCTTGAATGAATCAATGAAGATCTGACGGGGATATGAGTTTTAGAAATGTTGTCCCATGCTAAAGAGAgggaattttttaatttttgatatTTGATTTATGTCTGGTGCCGGGCAGAGGAGACCGGGTCTTGGCGATTAGTGGCAGAGAGACTCTGCGGCGGAGACCCCCCCATTGAAGTCCATGGTATAAATTGCCTTGCTTACTTAAATAGTTTTGCATACCCTGCCTGTCACAAGCATTTTCCCATTCATCCTCATGCTGTACACATCTTTCAGCCAACCATTCACAAACTGGTTGTACGCCTCGAGAGATTTGAAAGCCTGCACTCTTCCATAGTATTAGCACTTTTGGAACAAATCAAATAGTTTAGAATGTCTATGTACGTTATAGCAGGAATATATTTGTTGTCAGGATCAATACTGATGCATTCCGTCTTGCTGTCGTATCTGTGTCTCGTTTGTTTATCTAAATTTAAACCATCTCTGTACCCTTTTTAGGTGCTTTACCGGCCATTTCTTTTGGTTTTGTAAGACATTTTAACCATCATTTGTGGAGTAGAATGCAGCGAAGCAGGTAAACAATACAAGTGTGCCTCTAAGCTTGCCCTCACAGATGGCGTCTCTGGGGAGGTCACATGGCCTGTGGGAACTATGTATATACTTTCGAAATCCATTTTAATGactccaaatatacacaaaacgactctaaaaacacactacagcacaacaaaaatacacaagacgacAGCAGCTGATCCTAGCTTTACGTTGACAACACACCTCGCTGCTGTCAGACGTcccttatatactgtatgtcctaTACCGTTCTGACATACTTTTCAGACACTTCTGACTCTCTAATGCAGGAGCACACTTTCTCTCAAGGCCTTATCTATAGCTTTGTGtgagttcttcttcttattcAGAGAAGATCCTACTTCCCATACGCAAACAATCATCAAATTgtgcacaaaggtccagtcccaTTGGCAGATAGtttcagctgcaaaaacaggccaatagaCGTAAAGATGACACTATAGCTTCCAAAGTTTCAAATATTGAAGATTTACAACAAACCAACCACATGTGCTACGAATAtgcaactttcaccaaaatgtagcctCTATACCGAAGAAACCtttgtacatttaaacctattgcaAATTATAAAGTCCATTACttggcttttttcaaaaacTCCCTTAATTTCTGCTCagttgacaccaaacttgctgaaACTCGTCCTCAGTGTCCCACACAAACTAtctaaatagatttttaatttttttttttaaatgagtctACAGTGCATCAAACTATTTGACTGTAAACAGTTATGTAAACATTCATCCactttccttttttcagggtcacaggggtctgctggtgccaatcTCCCACTTTCTTCATGTACTAGGTGGGAGTACATCCTGGagagggcaccagtccatcgcagggcaacacacacacacacacacacacacacacacacacacacacacacacacacacacacacacacacacacacacacacactctctctcattcactcctatgggtaatttagagactccaatccaCCTACACCTACACctatcatgtttttggattgtgggaggaagctggagaaaacccatgcaagcataaggagaacatgcaaactctacacagaaagCACTTAAGTGTTCACCCCAGGACTtcaacccaggaccttcttgctgtgaggtggacgtgctaaccactacgcGACCATGAGGTAATGTAAACGAACACATGACAAATATTCATAtattgaaaaaaggcaaaatgttttAGTCTTTGTAGAtgatatttgtaaaatatcagaatttaatcttaaaaacagtatttatttgttttttacagcattttgaattttgctCTCTTGAACAATTGGAGTCGTTgcaaaaactgcattttaaaaacatcagtttCTCACTTTTAGAGCCAACagatcattgttaaaaacaaatgaccaacatctccatgcttCTGGTCATATGGAACATGTTTACAGACAGGAGTCTCTaatatattgattttaagcATGGGTGTGTGCGCTCGTTATTGCGTGTTTTTGTCCTGTTTAACACGCAGCCATGTGTAGCCTGGGATCTAGTCCAGCATCCTGTGACTGTGATCAAAGCTTCATCAGAATATAAATGGATGGAGACGTTCTAAACTACTAGTGCAGCATGTATCACCACAATCTGCAAAGATGACTGTATGATTACAGCCCTGAGTGTTACAAGTCTTACCACTAACAGACTAAACAGTGATAGAAACACACGCCCAGAGGttaggatgtgtgtgtgtgtgtgtgtgtgtggtactgTTTCATTTCTGTCTCTTCCTTCAGATGAGTCCCTCTATTGTCACAAGCCACATTTGAGGAATTTTCATCAAATGCAACAAATGCAGCATCACACACATGAGcacatcatcacacacacacacacacacacacacagaccctcAGTTTTTTGAGGGCGATGACATTTGTAGATATTTGTGATCACAGCTGTCCAAAAAGCAGATATTATGGGAGGAGGGGGGAAGGGAAGCTATCTGTATTCACAAGCTGAGTTTGAAGGATGGTTGCCATGGAGACCAACCTTGAATCTGTTGGTTGatgaaggacacacacacacacacgcacacgcacacacacacgcacgcacgcacacacacacacacacacacacacacacacagcagcactgCAGTAATGCCTCTGGAGACACAAAGCCAGCCAATCAGCATCCAGCTTCATTACACACCTCAGGAtggcagccaatcagaacatCTTGTCTGCTATAAATTTATAttttcaaccaatcaggagAAAATATTTGAAgtgtccaaaaaataaaaacacaggcCTGTTTGggttaaaatttaaaaagtttgtAAAACTAAactttggtaatttacacaatatgtGTCCTCAGTCTaactaaagcaggggttctcaaacttttaaattcctttattaattccAGAGggaaattgtatttattttttatttatatttttgtaaaaaaaaagcgaGGGGAGTTGGTGGGAGAGGGATGATTGTCATTCAGTGCAGCCAGCAGTGGTGTGGCTCGGGGTGACCGCAGGGGGTCCAGTAgtcacattttgttgttgtttgtctgttttttttattattcagtatatttttttcttattttatgtgttttcgtTGACGTTTTTATGTGTTGCCGgtattattgaaattattttgtgtgtgtgtttttggtgtcgtttggtcatttcttatgttgttttgtatgtttttgtttttttgtgtgtattttgtagtgatcttgtgaaattgtctctcatttagtgtgttgctgttttctgtgcattttttgagttgctggtaatatttagtaagataatcatttttcactgaaattaaacattacaaaacatattttttaatttgttaattttctctctctctctctctctctctctctctctctctctctctctctctctctctctctctctc
The Gouania willdenowi chromosome 8, fGouWil2.1, whole genome shotgun sequence genome window above contains:
- the fscn1a gene encoding fascin actin-bundling protein 1a, with amino-acid sequence MTSNGAANGTSDMLQIQFGLINCGNKYLTAEAFGFKINASASSMKKKQIWTLEQTGDESSGNVFVLKSHLGRYIAADKDGNVTGDSESPGPECRFVITAHDDGRWSLQSEQHGRYLGGTEDRIVCWAQTASVAEKWSVHIAMHPQVNIFSLTRKRYAHLSDKVDEIAIDRDVPWGVDSMITLVFREQRYHLQTSDNRFLQNDGALVATTDKSTGYTLEFRSGKVAFRDCNGRYLAPSGPSGTMKSGKSARMGKDELFVLEQSHAQVVLTAANERNVSTRQGMDLSANQDEEGDQEVFQVEICRENRKGAFRTAAGKYWTLTANGGLQCTASTKSTNCYFDIEWREKRVTLRAANGKYVAAKKNGQLAATMDSAGETEEFLMKLINRPIIVLRGEHGFIGCRKVTGTLDSNRSSYDYFTLEFRDGAYSLQDSTGKYWMVGNEQSVVSSSDTPVDFFFEFCDYNKLAIRHATDGKYLRGDHAGVLKANADDLETATLWEY